Proteins encoded in a region of the Frondihabitans sp. 762G35 genome:
- the zwf gene encoding glucose-6-phosphate dehydrogenase: MAPVEITPEFNPLRLPSDRRLNRIAGPSGLIIFGVTGDLSRKKLMPAVYDLANRGLLPPGFALVGFARREWEDQDFEQVVYEAVKQHARTPFDEDVWRQLKEGIRFVQGNFDDAEAFAQLKATIDELDVARGTMGNHAFYLSIPPKFFPLVTEQLRNSGLVDDDASSDSVERPWRRVVIEKPFGSDLKTARELNAVVETVFEPDSVFRIDHYLGKETVQNLLTLRFANQMYEPLWNSKYVDHVQITMAEDIGVGGRAGYYDGIGAARDVIQNHLLQLLALTAMEEPVSFKAKDLRAEKEKVLSAVRIPEDLATGTARGQYSGGWQGGEKVLGFLDEAGMNPESVTETFAAIRLEIATRRWSGVPFYLRAGKRLGRRVTEIAVVFKRVPENVFGLQDGAELGQNALVIRVQPDEGVTLRFGSKVPGIGTQVRDVTMDFGYGHAFTEASPEAYERLILDVLLGDPPLFPRHEEVELSWNILDPIEEFWATQGQPEQYRPGTWGPHSADELMARDGRTWRRP; encoded by the coding sequence ATGGCACCGGTGGAAATCACGCCGGAGTTCAACCCCCTGAGGTTGCCCTCCGATCGACGACTCAACCGAATCGCCGGTCCGAGCGGCCTCATCATCTTCGGCGTGACGGGCGACCTCTCGCGCAAAAAGCTGATGCCGGCCGTGTACGACCTGGCCAACCGCGGTCTCCTCCCCCCGGGCTTCGCACTCGTCGGCTTCGCCCGACGCGAGTGGGAGGACCAGGACTTCGAGCAGGTCGTCTACGAGGCGGTCAAGCAGCACGCCCGCACCCCCTTCGACGAGGACGTCTGGCGGCAGCTCAAGGAGGGCATCCGGTTCGTCCAGGGCAACTTCGACGACGCCGAGGCCTTTGCCCAGCTCAAGGCCACCATCGACGAGCTCGACGTCGCCCGCGGAACGATGGGCAACCACGCCTTCTACCTCTCGATCCCGCCGAAGTTCTTCCCGCTCGTGACCGAGCAGCTCCGCAACTCCGGCCTCGTCGACGACGACGCGTCCAGCGACAGCGTCGAGCGCCCTTGGCGCCGCGTCGTGATCGAGAAGCCCTTCGGCAGCGACCTGAAAACGGCGCGCGAGTTGAACGCCGTCGTGGAGACGGTCTTCGAGCCCGACTCGGTCTTCCGGATCGACCACTACCTCGGCAAGGAGACGGTCCAGAACCTCCTGACCCTCCGCTTCGCCAACCAGATGTACGAGCCCCTCTGGAACTCCAAGTACGTCGACCACGTCCAGATCACCATGGCCGAGGACATCGGCGTGGGCGGCCGCGCCGGCTACTACGACGGCATCGGCGCCGCGCGCGATGTCATCCAGAACCACCTCCTGCAGCTCCTCGCCCTCACCGCGATGGAGGAGCCGGTCAGCTTCAAGGCCAAGGATCTCCGGGCCGAGAAGGAGAAGGTCCTCTCCGCCGTGCGGATCCCCGAGGACCTCGCCACGGGCACCGCCCGGGGTCAGTACTCCGGTGGCTGGCAGGGCGGCGAGAAGGTCCTCGGCTTCCTCGACGAGGCCGGCATGAACCCGGAGTCGGTCACCGAGACGTTCGCCGCGATCCGTCTCGAGATCGCCACGCGCCGCTGGTCGGGCGTTCCGTTCTACCTCCGCGCCGGCAAGCGACTCGGTCGCCGCGTAACGGAGATCGCCGTGGTCTTCAAGCGCGTCCCCGAGAACGTCTTCGGCCTGCAGGACGGCGCCGAGCTCGGCCAGAACGCGCTCGTCATCCGCGTGCAGCCCGACGAGGGCGTCACGCTCCGCTTCGGCTCCAAGGTCCCCGGCATCGGCACGCAGGTGCGCGACGTCACGATGGACTTCGGGTACGGGCACGCCTTCACCGAGGCAAGCCCCGAGGCCTACGAGCGACTCATCCTGGACGTGCTCCTCGGCGATCCCCCGCTCTTCCCCCGCCACGAGGAGGTCGAGCTCTCGTGGAACATCCTCGACCCGATCGAGGAATTCTGGGCGACCCAGGGGCAGCCGGAGCAGTACCGCCCCGGCACCTGGGGCCCGCATTCCGCTGACGAACTGATGGCCCGTGACGGCCGCACCTGGAGGCGTCCGTGA
- a CDS encoding glucose-6-phosphate dehydrogenase assembly protein OpcA: MIVDLPDSTISRVSKALVKIREEGGVVALGRVLTLVISTNLGHEEEAIEAANEASREHPMRVIVISTDVDGPGQAEARLDAQIRVGGDAGASEVILLRAYGDIATDEEGLVTGLLLPDAPVVAWWPGKAPSVVSESPLGRIAQRRITDAAAQSNPRQSIVDLAKTYEPGDTDLAWTRLTLWRTQLAAALDQPPYEPVTAVEVSGAADSPSTLLLAAWLRLQLQVPVNHELTTRATGSSGIHGVRLIRASGPIELERSLVNVATLSQPGQPTHDLALPRRNLRDCLAEELRRLDPDSLFGNVVKTGVAQLGADRENN, encoded by the coding sequence GTGATCGTCGATCTTCCCGACAGCACCATCAGCCGCGTGTCGAAGGCGCTCGTCAAGATCCGGGAGGAGGGCGGCGTCGTCGCCCTCGGCCGGGTCCTGACGCTCGTCATCTCCACGAACCTCGGACACGAGGAGGAGGCCATCGAGGCCGCCAACGAGGCGTCCCGTGAGCACCCGATGCGCGTCATCGTCATCTCCACCGACGTCGACGGACCGGGTCAGGCGGAAGCGCGGCTCGATGCCCAGATCCGGGTCGGCGGAGACGCCGGCGCGAGCGAGGTCATCCTCCTGCGCGCCTACGGCGACATCGCGACCGACGAGGAGGGGCTCGTCACGGGCCTCCTGCTCCCCGACGCACCGGTCGTGGCCTGGTGGCCCGGCAAGGCGCCGAGCGTCGTCTCCGAGTCTCCCCTCGGGCGCATCGCCCAGCGTCGCATCACGGACGCCGCGGCACAGAGCAACCCCCGTCAGTCGATCGTCGACCTGGCCAAGACGTACGAGCCCGGCGACACCGACCTCGCCTGGACGCGCCTCACCCTCTGGCGCACACAGCTCGCCGCCGCCCTGGATCAGCCGCCCTACGAGCCCGTCACGGCGGTCGAGGTGAGCGGCGCTGCGGATTCCCCCTCGACGCTGCTCCTGGCGGCGTGGCTGCGGCTCCAGCTGCAGGTGCCGGTGAACCACGAGCTGACGACGCGGGCCACCGGGTCGAGCGGGATCCACGGGGTCCGCCTGATCCGCGCATCCGGCCCCATCGAGCTCGAGCGCTCGCTCGTGAACGTCGCGACCCTCTCGCAGCCGGGACAGCCGACCCACGACTTGGCTCTGCCACGCCGCAACCTGCGCGACTGCCTGGCCGAGGAACTCCGTAGACTCGACCCTGATTCCCTCTTCGGGAACGTCGTGAAGACGGGCGTCGCCCAGCTGGGCGCCGACCGAGAGAACAACTGA
- the pgl gene encoding 6-phosphogluconolactonase has protein sequence MTNERRVLVHPDKESLGASVAARFITKIIDVIEEQDYASIVLSGGSVSTLVLAAINHSGARDSVDWSKVSVWWADERWVGADDADRNDRQNGVDLLDHIGVLPENVHRFKAVGEVESIEEAASAYIAELKAHAQGDDESPRFDITLLGVGPDGHVASLFPDKPQVGMTEPTVLTIDDSPKPPPERLTLSLPAINNSQRVWMILAGAEKASSLGLALAGAGADQVPVAGVKGRKRTVFFVDQDAAAEVPEQLIASTY, from the coding sequence GTGACGAACGAACGCCGGGTGCTGGTTCACCCCGACAAGGAATCACTGGGCGCATCCGTCGCCGCTCGATTCATCACCAAGATCATCGACGTCATCGAGGAGCAGGACTACGCCTCGATCGTCCTGAGCGGCGGGTCGGTGAGCACGCTCGTGCTGGCGGCCATCAACCACTCGGGTGCTCGCGACAGCGTGGACTGGTCGAAGGTGTCCGTGTGGTGGGCCGACGAGCGCTGGGTCGGAGCGGACGACGCCGATCGCAACGACCGCCAGAACGGCGTGGACCTCCTCGACCACATCGGGGTGCTCCCCGAGAACGTCCACCGCTTCAAGGCGGTCGGCGAGGTCGAGAGCATCGAGGAGGCCGCGTCCGCCTACATCGCCGAGCTGAAGGCGCACGCGCAGGGTGACGACGAGTCACCCCGCTTCGACATCACGCTCCTCGGTGTGGGCCCCGACGGACACGTCGCGTCGCTCTTCCCCGACAAGCCGCAGGTGGGCATGACCGAGCCGACCGTGCTGACGATCGACGACAGCCCCAAGCCGCCGCCGGAGCGTCTGACGCTCAGCCTCCCGGCCATCAACAACTCGCAGCGCGTGTGGATGATCCTCGCCGGTGCCGAGAAGGCCTCCTCGCTGGGCCTCGCCCTGGCGGGCGCCGGTGCCGACCAGGTGCCCGTCGCGGGCGTCAAGGGCCGCAAGCGCACGGTCTTCTTCGTCGACCAGGATGCCGCGGCCGAGGTCCCCGAGCAGCTCATCGCCTCCACCTACTGA
- a CDS encoding RNA polymerase-binding protein RbpA produces MASGGSAIRGSRVGAGPMGEQDRGYHAERITISYWDALGNEVVRHFAANVPDEEIPETVDSPSSGLPAGRDKDNPPVVAKLEPYKTHLAYVKERRTEEEAAQLLDEALQALRERRGKVPAKK; encoded by the coding sequence ATGGCATCAGGTGGCAGTGCAATCCGAGGCTCGCGTGTCGGAGCCGGGCCGATGGGGGAGCAGGATCGGGGTTACCACGCCGAGCGCATCACCATCTCCTACTGGGATGCCCTCGGTAACGAGGTCGTCCGTCACTTCGCGGCGAACGTCCCCGACGAGGAGATCCCCGAGACCGTCGACTCGCCGTCGAGCGGTCTCCCCGCCGGGCGCGACAAGGACAACCCGCCCGTCGTGGCCAAGCTCGAGCCCTACAAGACTCACCTCGCCTACGTGAAGGAGCGCCGCACCGAAGAGGAGGCGGCTCAGCTCCTCGACGAGGCCCTGCAGGCTCTGCGCGAGCGGCGCGGCAAGGTTCCCGCCAAGAAGTAG
- the secG gene encoding preprotein translocase subunit SecG translates to MLILQVVLQVLLGITSLLLTLLILLHRGRGGGLSDMFGGGVTSNLGASGVAERNLNRITVILGLIWIACIVVLGLITKFSAGS, encoded by the coding sequence GTGCTAATTCTCCAGGTCGTATTGCAGGTGCTGCTCGGTATCACGAGCCTCCTGCTGACCCTGCTCATCCTGCTTCACCGCGGTCGCGGTGGCGGCCTCTCCGACATGTTCGGCGGCGGTGTCACCAGCAACCTCGGCGCGTCGGGTGTGGCCGAGCGCAACCTCAACCGGATCACAGTCATCCTCGGGCTCATCTGGATCGCGTGCATCGTGGTCCTCGGGCTCATCACCAAATTCTCAGCGGGGTCCTAA
- the tpiA gene encoding triose-phosphate isomerase: MVTARRPFIAGNWKMNLDHLQSIAFVQKLAWSLKDAKHDFAKVEAAIFPPFTDLRSVQTLIDADKLDLELGAQDLSADDSGAFTGDISGAFLARLDVKYVIVGHSERRTLHGETDEIVAAKVAAAHRHGLVPVLCVGETAEDLEKHGPSAVPTAQLRAALASLPKTAEIVVAYEPVWAIGSGQAATPDQAEQVAAALRETLAEVLGADAASSTRILYGGSVKSGNIATFMREPNVDGALVGGASLDIPEFASIVRYQNHVGV; encoded by the coding sequence ATGGTAACCGCACGTCGCCCGTTCATCGCCGGCAACTGGAAGATGAACCTCGATCACCTGCAGTCGATCGCGTTCGTCCAGAAGCTCGCCTGGAGCCTCAAAGACGCCAAGCACGACTTCGCCAAGGTCGAGGCCGCGATCTTCCCGCCGTTCACCGATCTGCGCTCCGTGCAGACGTTGATCGACGCCGACAAGCTCGATCTCGAGCTGGGCGCGCAGGACCTGTCCGCCGACGACTCCGGCGCCTTCACGGGTGACATCTCCGGGGCCTTCCTCGCTCGACTCGACGTCAAGTACGTCATCGTCGGGCACTCCGAACGACGGACCCTGCACGGGGAGACCGACGAGATAGTCGCCGCCAAGGTGGCAGCGGCCCACCGCCACGGTCTGGTGCCGGTCCTCTGCGTCGGCGAGACCGCCGAAGACCTGGAGAAGCACGGCCCCAGCGCCGTGCCCACGGCCCAGCTCCGGGCCGCACTGGCGTCGCTTCCGAAGACGGCCGAGATCGTCGTCGCCTACGAGCCCGTCTGGGCCATCGGCTCCGGCCAGGCGGCGACGCCCGATCAGGCCGAGCAGGTCGCCGCAGCGCTCCGCGAGACGCTGGCCGAGGTCCTCGGGGCCGACGCCGCCTCGAGCACCCGGATCCTCTACGGCGGTTCCGTCAAGTCCGGCAACATCGCGACCTTCATGCGCGAGCCGAACGTCGACGGCGCCCTCGTCGGCGGTGCCAGTCTCGACATCCCGGAGTTCGCCAGCATCGTCCGTTACCAGAACCACGTCGGAGTCTGA
- a CDS encoding phosphoglycerate kinase, whose protein sequence is MPLRTLESLGSLAGKRVIVRCDLNVPLKDGAITDDGRVRASLGTLDTLINEGARVIVISHLGRPDGEVKPEYSLAPVAQRLGELLGTSVGFAPETVGDETASAVHSLEDGQIIVLENLRFQAAETSKSDAERKAFAEQLAALGEAFVSDGFGVVHRKQASVYDLPRLLPSAAGSLITAELDVLERLTEKPERPYTVVLGGSKVSDKLGVIEHLLPRVDNLLIGGGMLFTFLAAQGHQVGKSLLESDQLERVRGYLRDAESRGIRLVLPTDVVVAESFSADAEHETVEASAIESTSFGASGIGLDIGPDTAKTFADIIASSKTVFWNGPMGVFEFDAFAAGTRVVADALTRVDGLGVVGGGDSASAVRALGFRDDQFGHISTGGGASLEFLEGKKLPGLEVLGW, encoded by the coding sequence ATGCCTCTTCGCACTCTCGAGTCTCTCGGCTCCCTGGCCGGTAAGCGCGTCATCGTCCGTTGCGACCTGAACGTGCCGTTGAAAGACGGCGCGATCACGGACGACGGGCGTGTCCGCGCCTCGCTCGGAACCCTCGACACCCTGATCAACGAGGGGGCTCGCGTCATCGTGATCTCCCACCTCGGTCGACCCGACGGGGAGGTCAAGCCGGAGTACAGCCTCGCTCCCGTCGCGCAGCGACTCGGCGAGCTGCTCGGCACCTCCGTCGGCTTCGCTCCGGAGACCGTCGGCGACGAGACGGCCTCGGCCGTCCACTCGCTCGAGGACGGCCAGATCATCGTGCTCGAGAACCTCCGCTTCCAGGCGGCCGAGACCTCGAAGAGCGACGCCGAGCGGAAGGCCTTCGCCGAGCAGCTCGCCGCTCTCGGCGAGGCCTTCGTCTCCGACGGCTTCGGTGTCGTCCACCGCAAGCAGGCCAGCGTCTACGACCTGCCCCGGCTCCTCCCGAGTGCAGCAGGATCGCTCATCACGGCCGAGCTCGACGTGCTCGAGCGCCTCACCGAGAAGCCGGAGCGGCCCTACACGGTCGTCCTGGGCGGCTCGAAGGTCAGCGACAAGCTCGGTGTGATCGAGCACCTGCTGCCCCGCGTCGACAACCTCCTCATCGGCGGTGGGATGCTGTTCACCTTCCTGGCGGCGCAGGGCCACCAGGTCGGCAAGAGCCTCCTCGAGAGCGACCAGCTGGAGCGGGTCCGCGGCTACCTGCGCGACGCCGAGTCCCGCGGCATCCGACTGGTCCTGCCGACCGACGTGGTCGTGGCGGAGAGCTTCTCCGCCGACGCCGAGCACGAGACGGTCGAGGCCTCGGCCATCGAGTCGACCTCGTTCGGAGCGTCCGGCATCGGTCTCGACATCGGGCCCGACACCGCGAAGACCTTCGCCGACATCATCGCGTCGTCGAAGACGGTCTTCTGGAACGGACCCATGGGCGTCTTCGAGTTCGACGCGTTCGCGGCAGGCACGCGCGTCGTGGCCGACGCACTGACGCGGGTCGACGGCCTCGGCGTCGTCGGCGGCGGAGACTCCGCCTCGGCGGTCCGCGCGCTCGGCTTCCGCGACGACCAGTTCGGCCACATCTCCACCGGTGGTGGAGCCAGCCTCGAGTTCCTCGAGGGCAAGAAGCTCCCCGGACTGGAGGTCCTCGGATGGTAA
- the gap gene encoding type I glyceraldehyde-3-phosphate dehydrogenase, with translation MSVKIGINGFGRIGRNYFRAALAKGSDLEIVAVNDLTDNASLANLLKFDSITGRLDATVELDGDTIVVNGKPIRVFEERDPANLPWGELGVEIVIESTGFFTKASDAQKHIDAGAKKVIISAPATGDDATIVLGVNESTYDPANHHIISNASCTTNSLAPLMKVFLDNFGVERGLMTTVHAYTADQNLQDGPHKDPRRARAAALNIVPTSTGAAKAIGQVIPELSGKLDGYALRVPVPTGSITDVTLETSTPVTVDQINAAYKAAAEGELKGILLYSEDPLVSSDIRTDPHSSIYDSGLTKVIGNLVKITSWYDNEWGYSNRLVDLAEYVAAKL, from the coding sequence TTGAGCGTCAAGATCGGAATCAACGGCTTCGGCCGCATCGGCCGCAACTACTTCCGGGCCGCCCTCGCGAAGGGGAGTGACCTCGAAATCGTCGCCGTCAACGATCTGACCGACAACGCGTCCCTCGCCAACCTCCTCAAGTTCGACTCGATCACCGGTCGCCTCGACGCGACCGTCGAGCTCGACGGCGACACCATCGTCGTCAACGGCAAGCCGATCCGCGTGTTCGAGGAGCGCGACCCCGCCAACCTCCCCTGGGGCGAGCTGGGCGTCGAGATCGTCATCGAGTCGACCGGTTTCTTCACGAAGGCCTCCGACGCGCAGAAGCACATCGATGCGGGCGCCAAGAAGGTCATCATCTCGGCTCCGGCCACCGGCGACGACGCGACAATCGTGCTCGGCGTCAACGAGTCGACCTACGACCCCGCCAACCACCACATCATCTCGAACGCCTCCTGCACCACGAACAGCCTGGCGCCCCTGATGAAGGTCTTCCTCGACAACTTCGGTGTCGAGCGCGGTCTCATGACGACGGTGCACGCCTACACGGCCGACCAGAACCTGCAGGACGGCCCGCACAAGGACCCCCGTCGCGCACGCGCCGCGGCCCTCAACATCGTGCCGACCTCGACCGGTGCCGCCAAGGCCATCGGCCAGGTCATCCCGGAGCTCTCCGGCAAGCTCGACGGCTACGCTCTGCGCGTCCCGGTGCCGACCGGTTCGATCACCGACGTCACCCTCGAGACCTCGACCCCGGTGACCGTCGACCAGATCAACGCCGCCTACAAGGCCGCCGCGGAGGGTGAGCTGAAGGGCATCCTGCTCTATTCCGAAGACCCGCTGGTCTCGAGCGACATCCGCACCGACCCGCACTCCTCGATCTACGACTCCGGTCTCACCAAGGTGATCGGCAACCTCGTCAAGATCACGTCCTGGTACGACAACGAGTGGGGCTACTCCAACCGCCTCGTCGACCTCGCCGAGTACGTCGCGGCGAAGCTCTAG
- a CDS encoding superoxide dismutase, translated as MAEYTLPDLAYDYSALAPSISGTIMELHHSKHHQTYVTGANTAVAQLAEARESGNLANVNKLEKDLAFNLGGHVNHSIFWTNMSPDGGDKPTGDLAQVIDDQFGSFDQFTAHFTATALGVQGSGWSVLGYDTIGKKLLVFQLFDQQGNVPLGIVPLLMLDVWEHAYYLDYRNVRADYVKAFWNVVSWENVQARYTTATTKTDGLLVF; from the coding sequence ATGGCTGAATACACCCTTCCCGACCTCGCGTACGACTACTCGGCTCTGGCGCCGAGCATCTCGGGCACGATCATGGAGCTGCATCACTCCAAGCACCACCAGACGTATGTCACGGGTGCGAACACGGCCGTGGCGCAGCTCGCGGAGGCCCGCGAGAGCGGGAACCTCGCGAACGTGAACAAGCTGGAGAAGGACCTCGCGTTCAACCTCGGCGGTCACGTGAACCACTCGATCTTCTGGACGAACATGTCGCCCGACGGTGGTGACAAGCCCACCGGCGACCTCGCCCAGGTCATCGACGACCAGTTCGGGTCGTTCGATCAGTTCACTGCGCACTTCACCGCGACCGCGCTCGGCGTGCAGGGATCGGGGTGGAGCGTCCTCGGGTACGACACCATCGGGAAGAAGCTGCTGGTGTTCCAGCTGTTCGACCAGCAGGGCAACGTGCCGCTGGGCATCGTGCCGCTGCTGATGCTCGACGTGTGGGAGCACGCGTACTACCTCGACTACCGCAACGTGCGCGCCGACTACGTGAAGGCGTTCTGGAACGTCGTCTCGTGGGAGAACGTCCAGGCCCGCTACACCACCGCCACCACCAAGACCGACGGACTCCTCGTCTTCTGA
- the whiA gene encoding DNA-binding protein WhiA: protein MAQTADVKEELARVEVGKTTVRAAEVATILRFAGGLHVISGRIAVEAELDSALLARRVRKDLAELYGARSDVTVIAATGLRRTSHYLVRIHEAGETLARQTGLMDARRRPVRGLPNRLTTGSRDDLAAIWRGAFLAQGSLTDPGRSAALEVVCPGNEAAMALVGAAGRLGIAAKAREVRGIHRVVIRDGEAISAMLKQMGAARSVADWEELRQRREVRATANRLVNFDDANLRRSAQAAVAACARVDRAMEILGDDIPDHLRYAGELRLAHRDASLDELGHHADPPMTKDAVAGRIRRLLAMADKKASEQGIPGTEANLPADLDLD, encoded by the coding sequence TTGGCTCAGACTGCCGACGTCAAAGAAGAACTCGCCCGCGTCGAGGTCGGCAAGACGACCGTCCGCGCGGCCGAGGTCGCGACGATCCTGCGCTTCGCCGGGGGGCTCCACGTCATCTCCGGCCGCATCGCCGTGGAGGCGGAGCTCGACAGCGCGCTCCTGGCCCGCCGCGTCCGCAAAGACCTGGCGGAGCTCTACGGCGCCCGGAGCGACGTCACGGTGATCGCGGCGACGGGCCTCCGCCGCACGAGCCACTACCTCGTCCGCATCCACGAGGCCGGCGAGACGCTCGCTCGGCAGACCGGACTGATGGACGCCAGGAGACGCCCCGTCCGCGGCCTCCCGAACCGCCTGACGACGGGGTCGCGCGACGACCTCGCGGCCATCTGGCGGGGCGCGTTCCTCGCGCAGGGCAGCCTCACCGATCCCGGCCGCTCGGCCGCCCTGGAGGTCGTGTGCCCCGGCAACGAGGCCGCCATGGCGCTCGTGGGAGCCGCGGGTCGCCTCGGGATCGCCGCGAAGGCCCGCGAGGTCCGCGGCATCCACCGCGTCGTCATCCGCGACGGCGAGGCGATCAGCGCCATGCTCAAGCAGATGGGCGCCGCCCGCAGCGTCGCCGACTGGGAGGAGCTGCGCCAGCGCCGCGAGGTCCGCGCCACGGCCAACCGCCTGGTGAACTTCGACGACGCCAACCTCCGACGCTCGGCCCAGGCGGCCGTGGCGGCCTGCGCTCGCGTGGACCGCGCCATGGAGATCCTCGGCGACGACATCCCCGACCACCTCCGCTACGCCGGCGAGCTGCGTCTCGCCCACCGCGACGCCAGCCTCGACGAGCTCGGGCACCACGCCGACCCGCCGATGACGAAGGACGCCGTCGCCGGCCGCATCCGGCGCCTCCTGGCCATGGCCGACAAGAAGGCCTCCGAACAGGGGATCCCCGGCACCGAGGCGAACCTCCCGGCCGACCTCGATCTCGACTGA
- the rapZ gene encoding RNase adapter RapZ, giving the protein MSGAGRSTVGNALEDLGWYVVDNLPAQMLRPLIDLAERAGDSLPKIAAVVDVRGGRLFSEAQEAVRALQSSMPTKVRVLFLDATDAALVRRFEQVRRPHPLQGDGTLLDGILAERSRMEELRETSDVIIDTSEFNIHQLATSITEMFSGPETAGVQVTVLSFGFKYGLPADADMVGDARFLPNPFWVPALRPQNGLDAPVQEYVLAQAGAREFVTAFGAALEPVMAGYQRENKRHATIAIGCTGGKHRSVTLVGELAAHLRGLPGVAVSVKHRDLGRE; this is encoded by the coding sequence ATGTCGGGCGCGGGGCGGTCCACGGTCGGCAACGCTCTCGAAGACCTGGGCTGGTACGTCGTCGACAACCTGCCGGCGCAGATGCTCCGACCCCTCATCGACCTCGCCGAGCGGGCGGGGGACTCCCTGCCCAAGATCGCCGCCGTGGTCGACGTCCGGGGCGGCCGCCTCTTCTCCGAGGCGCAGGAGGCGGTGCGCGCTCTGCAGAGCTCGATGCCGACGAAGGTGCGGGTCCTCTTCCTCGACGCGACCGATGCCGCCCTCGTGCGACGCTTCGAGCAGGTGCGGCGACCCCACCCGCTCCAGGGCGACGGCACGCTGCTCGACGGCATCCTGGCCGAACGCAGCCGGATGGAGGAGCTGCGCGAGACGAGCGACGTCATCATCGACACGTCCGAGTTCAACATCCACCAGCTCGCGACGTCCATCACGGAGATGTTCTCGGGCCCCGAGACGGCCGGCGTCCAGGTCACGGTCCTCAGCTTCGGATTCAAGTACGGTCTTCCCGCCGACGCCGACATGGTGGGCGACGCGCGATTCCTGCCCAACCCGTTCTGGGTGCCCGCTCTGCGACCTCAGAACGGCCTCGACGCCCCCGTGCAGGAGTACGTCCTCGCGCAGGCCGGAGCGCGCGAGTTCGTCACGGCCTTCGGCGCCGCCCTGGAGCCGGTCATGGCGGGCTATCAGCGCGAGAACAAGAGACACGCTACGATCGCCATTGGCTGTACGGGCGGGAAGCACCGGTCGGTGACCCTCGTCGGCGAACTCGCGGCCCACCTGCGCGGGCTCCCCGGGGTCGCCGTGAGCGTGAAGCACCGAGATCTCGGGCGGGAATGA